A region from the Canis lupus dingo isolate Sandy chromosome X, ASM325472v2, whole genome shotgun sequence genome encodes:
- the LOC112654890 gene encoding E3 ubiquitin-protein ligase RLIM-like, which yields MENSGSDDEEDESAARRRRQMTRLLREEDFYQFVNNLSEEDYKLMRDNNLLGIPGETTLEELLRRLQRIKDNVAQNSDENRGGRHSSDSVSSSDSLLEWLNFFEQTENVTSEESENQSWEESSWINSNSDDSRFNSEINFNLDNGSPNLENLYVPSTRLTRGDNMENSQRQVENPQSESTFIRPPRSEQSTTETLIEVPVTRVRRRARSRSPEHRRTRARTESSSAPNSMNECLLRFHQNISPETFEYLQVNEADIFSRIQQQVTTSRQQITGLELQNSDLFTTSGTRSAIEEESWSDTTSDDESWELEQINPIIPFHLEVGQVHPGAYSHRDERASRTPLISETPNNTVILQSEQGGFGHMFPYFEQTEERIYVSTIRIPIHSILNTGLNDTTSVTIQSTFTETVTVFSDSSDFMDSDSDLVYSVSPSSQNMERAESPNERDDSDGRTSSDFHPNFALISSSNSSYVSSFNSSPIFSSSSSDENSTISSIMFEGSNEIRTPSGSPSESRQESTSMSSITFDDSDSWTSLNLDHFFVLNEDNHDQPTGLTKAQIDNLAVRSFGGSGALKACSICITEYTEGNRLRILPCSHEFHVHCIDHWLSENSTCPICRGQVVGSGEKENSN from the exons ATGGAAAATTCAGGTTCCGATGATGAAGAAGATGAATCTGCTGCCCGGCGCAGAAGGCAGATGACCCGATTGCTCCGGGAAGAAGATTTCTATCAATTTGTAAATAATCTGAGTGAAGAAGATTACAAGCTTATGAGGGATAACAATTTGCTAGGCATCCCAGGTGAAACTACATTAGAAGAGTTGCTGAGGAGACTTCAACGAATTAAAGACAACGTAGCACAAAATTCAGATGAAAATAGag GTGGAAGACATTCTTCTGACAGTGTATCTAGTAGTGACTCTCTATTAGAATGGCTTAACTTTTTCGAGCAAACTGAAAATGTGACAAGTGAGGAAAGTGAAAACCAATCTTGGGAAGAATCGAGCTGGATTAATTCAAACAGTGATGATTCCAGATtcaattcagaaataaattttaacctTGATAATGGGAGCCCAAATCTAGAGAACCTATATGTACCATCTACAAGACTTACCAGAGGAGACAATATGGAAAACAGCCAAAGGCAAGTGGAAAATCCACAATCTGAATCAACATTTATAAGACCACCTAGATCAGAACAAAGTACAACTGAAACATTAATAGAAGTCCCAGTTACCAGAGTTCGGCGAAGAGCAAGAAGCAGGAGCCCAGAGCATCGGAGAACCAGAGCAAGAACTGAAAGTAGTTCAGCTCCaaattcaatgaatgaatgtttaCTAAGATTTCATCAGAATATATCACCTGAGACGTTTGAGTACCTTCAGGTAAATGAGGCTGACATATTTTCTAGAATTCAGCAACAAGTAACAACATCAAGACAGCAAATAACTGGACTTGAGCTGCAAAATAGTGACCTTTTTACAACGTCTGGAACAAGGAGTGCTATTGAAGAAGAAAGTTGGTCAGACACAACCAGTGATGATGAATCTTGGGAATTGGAACAGATAAATCCAATCATACCATTTCATCTTGAAGTAGGACAAGTTCATCCTGGGGCATATTCTCATAGAGATGAGAGAGCTAGCAGAACTCCTTTAATATCTGAGACACCAAACAACACTGTCATTTTACAAAGTGAACAAGGAGGATTTGGGCACATGTTTCCATATTTTGagcagacagaagaaagaatttaTGTCAGTACCATCAGAATTCCCATTCATAGCATTTTAAATACTGGTTTAAATGATACAACATCTGTTACAATTCAGAGCACATTTACAGAGACAGTGACAGTATTTAGTGACTCAAGTGACTTCATGGACAGTGACAGTGATTTAGTGTACAGTGTCTCACCCTCAAGTCAAAACATGGAAAGGGCAGAGTCACCAAATGAAAGAGATGATTCTGATGGTAGGACTAGTTCTGATTTCCATCCAAATTTTGCATTGATTTCTAGTTCAAATTCCAGCTATGTGTCTAGTTTCAATTCTAGTCCTATTTTCAGTTCCAGCTCCAGTGATGAAAATTCAACAATTAGTTCAATAATGTTTGAAGGCAGTAATGAAATAAGGACACCATCAGGCTCACCATCAGAAAGCAGGCAAGAAAGTACATCTATGAGCTCAATAACATTTGATGATAGTGACTCTTGGACCTCTCTTAATCTGGACCACTTTTTCGTCTTGAATGAAGACAATCACGACCAACCTACAGGACTCACCAAAGCACAAATTGACAACCTGGCTGTAAGATCTTTTGGTGGAAGTGGTGCATTAAAAGCCTGTAGCATTTGCATCACAGAGTACACAGAAGGCAACAGACTTCGCATCCTACCTTGCTCCCATGAATTCCATGTCCACTGTATCGATCACTGGCTGTCAGAGAACTCCACCTGTCCTATCTGTCGTGGGCAAGTAGTGGGTTctggtgaaaaagaaaattctaattga